In the genome of Coraliomargarita algicola, one region contains:
- the lpxB gene encoding lipid-A-disaccharide synthase — MSNSLPATTDFPAPINGQPDLLIIAGEHSGDEHAAQLLTDLRRQQPELKVACLGGVELQAAGAQLLYDLTAVSIVGFVEVVRHYSFFKGLFDRTLEWIERYQPKHICFVDYPGFNLRLADQLAQRGLSCKGGGSIGLSYYIGPQVWAWKAKRRFKMADLIDRLGVIFPFEVDCFADTELPTEFVGHPFVREAWQAPFRYDASAPVLLLPGSRPAAVGRIFPLLLAGFRQARGSHPDLQATVVYPSEQIRAQLEAVLAAEPDLAAHIQLVANSQQSLPASAVLMSSGTMSLACALSAIPGAIAYRLNPMSYWIGRMLVKVKYIGIANLLLDRPLHPEFIQDAASASQLSRQLIRALEDPAAAEQAAAGAQELCELLHAGSDASAAVWLAQGLLES, encoded by the coding sequence ATGTCTAATTCACTTCCAGCCACTACGGATTTTCCGGCGCCGATTAATGGGCAGCCTGATCTGCTGATCATCGCGGGCGAACACTCCGGCGATGAGCATGCGGCACAATTGCTGACGGATCTGCGGCGACAACAGCCCGAGCTAAAAGTGGCCTGCTTAGGTGGGGTGGAGCTACAGGCGGCAGGTGCACAACTGCTCTACGACCTGACGGCGGTCTCGATCGTTGGCTTTGTCGAAGTGGTGCGGCATTATAGTTTTTTCAAAGGACTCTTTGATCGCACCTTGGAATGGATCGAGCGCTACCAGCCGAAGCATATTTGCTTTGTTGATTATCCCGGATTCAACTTGCGCTTGGCCGATCAATTGGCGCAGCGCGGACTCAGTTGTAAGGGGGGCGGTTCGATCGGGCTCAGTTATTACATCGGTCCGCAAGTGTGGGCTTGGAAGGCGAAACGTCGTTTTAAAATGGCGGATCTGATTGATCGACTCGGTGTGATTTTTCCCTTCGAAGTGGATTGCTTTGCGGATACCGAACTGCCGACTGAGTTTGTGGGACATCCTTTTGTGCGCGAGGCTTGGCAGGCACCTTTTCGCTATGATGCCAGTGCTCCGGTTCTACTTTTGCCGGGGAGCCGTCCTGCGGCGGTGGGGCGCATTTTTCCATTGTTGTTGGCAGGCTTCCGCCAAGCCCGCGGCTCACATCCTGATTTGCAGGCGACGGTGGTGTATCCGAGTGAGCAAATACGTGCGCAGTTGGAGGCGGTGCTGGCTGCCGAGCCCGATTTGGCTGCGCATATTCAATTGGTGGCCAATTCGCAGCAGAGTCTGCCGGCGAGTGCCGTGTTGATGAGCTCCGGCACCATGTCTTTGGCCTGTGCATTGTCCGCGATTCCCGGGGCGATTGCTTATCGCTTGAACCCGATGAGTTATTGGATCGGGCGCATGTTGGTGAAAGTTAAATATATCGGGATTGCTAATTTGTTGCTGGATCGTCCGCTGCACCCCGAGTTCATTCAAGATGCGGCGAGTGCGTCGCAGTTGAGCCGTCAGTTGATACGTGCGCTCGAAGACCCGGCTGCCGCGGAGCAGGCGGCCGCCGGGGCGCAGGAATTATGCGAGCTCTTACATGCTGGCAGTGACGCCAGTGCCGCGGTTTGGTTGGCCCAAGGTCTGCTTGAATCCTAG
- a CDS encoding DUF4411 family protein has product MAYLLDTNTLIQAKNEYYAFDLCPGFWDWLALKHQQGTLYSIEPVLEEIRDGQDELVDWANDCPTGFFLPIDAATTIELGRIVQWVQASEFKDAAKRDFLSKADPLLIAYAKAHGYILVSHEVHIEGERRKVKIPTVAQVFDVPCVRTFEMLRSAYASFVLRPGLELL; this is encoded by the coding sequence ATGGCTTACCTACTAGACACCAACACACTGATTCAGGCGAAGAACGAATACTACGCATTCGATTTGTGTCCGGGGTTCTGGGACTGGCTCGCGTTAAAGCATCAGCAAGGGACGCTGTATAGTATCGAACCCGTGCTCGAAGAAATCCGGGATGGACAAGATGAGTTAGTTGACTGGGCGAATGATTGCCCGACTGGCTTCTTTCTGCCCATCGATGCGGCCACAACCATAGAACTCGGCAGAATCGTTCAATGGGTGCAAGCATCCGAATTTAAAGACGCCGCCAAACGCGATTTTCTTTCCAAAGCAGATCCGCTGCTCATCGCCTACGCGAAAGCGCATGGATATATACTCGTCAGCCACGAAGTGCACATCGAAGGCGAACGTCGAAAAGTAAAAATCCCGACAGTCGCACAGGTGTTTGATGTCCCATGTGTGCGCACCTTCGAAATGCTCCGCTCTGCGTATGCGTCGTTTGTCCTTCGCCCTGGTTTAGAGTTACTTTAA
- a CDS encoding DUF4143 domain-containing protein has translation MRQILQVQDTHLFQRFLALCAGNIGQLFNASRIGSDCGLNHGTVGKWLSVLEASYVAFRLQPHHKNYRKRLVKTPKIYFYDVGLAIRLLGIESPQQLDTHPLRGALFENWVILELLKGRFNLGLRNNLSFWRNNTGHEIDVLMDRGGQLIPIEIKSGQTVEHAPRGQRE, from the coding sequence GTGCGCCAAATTCTTCAAGTTCAGGATACCCATCTTTTCCAGCGTTTTCTCGCACTTTGCGCCGGCAACATTGGACAGCTCTTCAACGCGAGCCGCATCGGCAGCGACTGCGGTCTGAATCACGGCACAGTGGGCAAGTGGTTATCGGTGCTCGAAGCCTCCTATGTCGCGTTCCGTTTACAACCGCACCATAAGAATTATCGCAAGCGCTTGGTGAAGACCCCAAAGATTTATTTCTACGATGTTGGACTCGCGATTCGCCTACTTGGTATCGAGAGCCCGCAGCAGTTGGATACGCATCCACTGCGGGGCGCACTTTTTGAAAATTGGGTAATTCTGGAACTGTTGAAAGGCCGCTTCAATCTGGGACTACGCAACAATCTCTCGTTCTGGCGCAATAACACGGGGCATGAGATCGATGTGTTGATGGATCGTGGCGGGCAACTCATCCCAATCGAAATCAAATCGGGTCAGACGGTCGAACATGCACCTAGAGGTCAAAGAGAATGA
- a CDS encoding Gfo/Idh/MocA family oxidoreductase: MTEQSKIRCGVVGTGYLGQHHARIYAALESCELVGIVEADDARAEEICGKYNCQRFDTAAALAAACDAVSVVVPTDKHCEVAVPLLEGGCHLLIEKPLCTSLDEAEQILAAAKSQGCIVQVGHIEHYNPVMGYLENAVTQPQFITADRLAPFNPRGTEVGVVLDLMIHDIGVILALVRSPVKQVDAVGVNVLSNSEDIANARITFENGCVANINTSRVSQKKVREIRVFQPQNYLSINFQEQSGHFLRKEGAELVREEIPIEKDEPLKLELESFVQVVRSAGKPKVGAELGKSALELAIQVTELIHAK, from the coding sequence ATGACTGAGCAATCAAAAATTCGCTGTGGCGTTGTCGGGACTGGCTATTTGGGGCAGCACCATGCGCGTATCTATGCGGCTCTGGAGAGCTGTGAGCTGGTTGGGATCGTGGAGGCCGACGATGCCCGTGCGGAGGAGATTTGCGGGAAATATAATTGTCAACGCTTTGACACCGCTGCGGCTTTGGCGGCGGCCTGCGACGCGGTGAGCGTGGTGGTGCCGACGGATAAGCACTGTGAGGTGGCGGTGCCGCTTTTGGAAGGAGGCTGTCATTTGCTGATCGAGAAGCCGCTCTGCACCAGCCTGGACGAGGCGGAGCAAATCTTGGCTGCCGCGAAATCGCAGGGCTGCATCGTACAGGTGGGCCACATTGAGCATTATAATCCGGTGATGGGCTATTTGGAAAATGCGGTCACTCAGCCTCAGTTTATCACTGCAGACCGTTTGGCGCCATTTAATCCACGTGGCACCGAAGTGGGCGTGGTCCTGGACCTGATGATCCACGATATCGGTGTGATTTTGGCGCTGGTGCGTTCGCCTGTGAAGCAAGTGGATGCGGTGGGAGTCAATGTGCTCTCGAACTCGGAGGACATCGCGAATGCACGCATTACCTTTGAAAACGGCTGTGTGGCCAATATCAACACCAGCCGTGTCAGCCAAAAGAAGGTGCGCGAGATTCGCGTGTTTCAGCCGCAGAACTATTTATCTATCAACTTCCAGGAGCAGAGCGGTCACTTCCTGCGCAAAGAGGGAGCCGAGCTGGTGCGGGAAGAGATTCCCATCGAAAAAGACGAACCACTCAAGCTGGAGTTGGAATCCTTCGTTCAAGTAGTCCGAAGTGCAGGGAAGCCAAAAGTCGGTGCCGAGCTGGGCAAGTCGGCGCTGGAGCTGGCGATCCAGGTTACGGAGTTGATTCACGCGAAGTAA
- a CDS encoding XRE family transcriptional regulator, translating into MNISLQPIVLRWARERAGLDAAALAKKLSTTEEKVLQWEQDGTLTYKRAEKLAEKTHTPFGYLFLEEPPLEQLPISDFRTVGSEEPKRPSPELLDVLFDAMSKQAWYRDYLIEMGEPRLDYIGSIGLEDAPAAVGERIRHHFGFDSATRAEASDWKAALNLMFEQCEAHGILVTRTGMAKSNTHRPLLVKEFRGFALSDPYAPLIFINSKDSHAAQMFTLVHELVHLWLGLSGVSNLVSTYAPSARVEQFCNQVAAEVLVPLDALRAQLALAQEDDDPIRRLVRHFKVSSLVILRRLRDIEELDAATFRKLYKDEEDRFAAIQAKQKAKGGGGNYYASKHVQVGRRFAQALIGSALEGRTPYREAYSLLGVRKTETFNNFARQLHFNV; encoded by the coding sequence GTGAATATTAGTCTCCAGCCAATAGTCCTGCGATGGGCCCGCGAACGCGCGGGGCTGGATGCGGCTGCGCTGGCTAAGAAGTTGAGCACGACCGAGGAGAAAGTGCTGCAGTGGGAGCAAGACGGAACGCTGACTTATAAACGCGCCGAAAAGCTGGCTGAGAAAACGCATACGCCTTTCGGTTACCTGTTTCTGGAAGAGCCACCACTAGAGCAATTGCCGATCAGCGATTTCCGCACCGTCGGCAGCGAAGAGCCAAAACGCCCGAGTCCGGAACTACTGGATGTGCTCTTCGATGCGATGAGCAAGCAGGCTTGGTATCGCGATTATTTGATCGAAATGGGCGAGCCTCGGCTCGACTACATCGGTAGCATCGGGCTGGAAGACGCGCCCGCTGCAGTCGGCGAGCGGATTCGCCATCATTTCGGCTTCGACAGCGCCACGCGCGCAGAAGCAAGCGACTGGAAGGCCGCCCTCAACCTGATGTTTGAGCAGTGCGAGGCGCACGGCATCCTGGTCACCCGCACCGGCATGGCGAAGAGCAATACCCACCGCCCTTTGCTGGTGAAAGAGTTTCGTGGCTTCGCTCTGAGCGACCCCTACGCGCCGCTGATCTTTATTAATTCTAAAGACAGCCACGCCGCCCAAATGTTTACCTTAGTGCATGAACTGGTGCATCTGTGGTTGGGGCTGTCCGGCGTCTCGAATCTAGTCAGCACCTACGCGCCCAGCGCGCGTGTAGAGCAGTTTTGCAATCAAGTCGCCGCCGAAGTGTTGGTGCCGCTCGATGCACTGCGCGCCCAATTGGCACTCGCGCAAGAGGACGACGATCCGATTCGTCGCCTCGTGCGGCATTTCAAAGTCAGCTCGCTGGTGATCCTGCGTCGCCTGCGCGACATTGAGGAGCTTGATGCTGCGACCTTCCGCAAGCTTTACAAAGACGAAGAAGACCGCTTCGCGGCCATTCAAGCCAAGCAGAAGGCAAAAGGTGGCGGCGGCAACTATTACGCCTCGAAACATGTGCAAGTCGGTCGTCGCTTCGCGCAGGCACTGATTGGCAGCGCCTTGGAAGGCCGCACGCCCTATCGCGAGGCTTACAGCCTGTTAGGCGTGCGCAAGACCGAGACGTTTAACAACTTCGCCCGTCAATTGCACTTTAACGTCTAG
- a CDS encoding TetR/AcrR family transcriptional regulator — protein sequence MNPSQTPTGSVSDKTRQRILQAAGKIFAQGGYRAMTLREVTKEAGVNLASVNYHFGSKSNLMRELIHERFEPINQQRLKGLDQLVQKHAPAAVPLEAIFDALFRPLFAGIGANSVSDTTLVQIIGRMLTEPADFMIHLHKEFFAELSKRFMGEIQRTCPELSQEQIQFRFFLSISTMIGTIAGEVRLEIISGSQLNSAILDRILEELTNYVVAGFQQK from the coding sequence ATGAATCCTTCCCAAACCCCTACGGGCTCTGTTTCAGATAAAACACGTCAACGTATACTCCAAGCGGCTGGTAAAATCTTTGCTCAAGGCGGCTACCGTGCGATGACCCTACGCGAAGTGACTAAGGAGGCCGGTGTCAACCTTGCCTCGGTCAACTATCACTTCGGCTCTAAGTCGAATCTAATGCGTGAGCTGATCCATGAGCGCTTCGAGCCGATCAACCAACAGCGCCTGAAGGGATTGGATCAATTGGTGCAAAAACACGCACCTGCAGCTGTTCCCCTTGAGGCTATTTTCGACGCTCTGTTTCGCCCCCTCTTTGCTGGCATCGGAGCCAACAGTGTGAGCGACACCACACTGGTCCAAATCATCGGTCGCATGCTGACGGAACCGGCGGATTTCATGATCCATCTACACAAAGAGTTTTTCGCCGAGCTCTCTAAGCGTTTCATGGGCGAGATTCAACGCACATGCCCGGAGCTCTCCCAGGAACAAATACAATTCCGCTTTTTTCTAAGCATCAGCACCATGATCGGCACCATCGCGGGTGAAGTTAGGCTAGAAATTATATCAGGCAGTCAGTTAAACAGTGCGATACTCGATAGGATACTGGAGGAACTGACGAATTACGTCGTCGCAGGCTTCCAACAAAAATGA